From Carya illinoinensis cultivar Pawnee chromosome 5, C.illinoinensisPawnee_v1, whole genome shotgun sequence, one genomic window encodes:
- the LOC122308780 gene encoding rust resistance kinase Lr10-like isoform X1, protein MLKHFAGTSSTKVVTAGAVLGPFLVLLVVFALQRLYINDMVEKEYRAKIEKFLEDYRNFQPTRYSYADIKKITNQFAEKLGQGAYGTVFKGKLSNQIHVAVKILNNSSKENGEEFINEVGIMGRIHHVNVVRLVGFCADGFRRALVYEFLSNYSLEKFIFSTNVKNRFLGWDKLQDIAIGVAKGIEYLHQGCDHQILHFDIKPHNVLLDDNFNPKISDFGLAKLCSKDQSVVSMTTGRGTMGYIAPEVFSRNFGNVSYKADVYSFGMLLLEIVGGKRNVDVTAESTSKVYFPEWIYNLLEQKEELRVFIEDDGYTKIVEKLAIVGLWCIQWHPMDRPSMKLVVQMLEGEEDKLIMPPNPFASSGPTKVQARKPTTRLGQDLEVIPELD, encoded by the exons ATGTTAAAACATTTCGCAGGTACGTCATCAACAAAAGTAGTCACCGCTG GTGCCGTCTTAGGTCCATTTCTTGTACTACTGGTGGTCTTTGCTCTCCAACGTCTCTATATTAATGATATGGTAGAAAAAGAATATCGGGCAAAGATTGAAAAGTTCCTGGAGGATTATAGAAATTTCCAGCCGACGAGATACTCGTATGCTGATATtaaaaagattacaaatcaATTTGCTGAGAAGTTGGGCCAAGGAGCATACGGTACAGTATTCAAAGGAAAACTTTCCAATCAAATTCATGTTGCCGTGAAGATCCTGAACAACAGTTCCAAGGAAAATGGTGAAGAATTCATAAATGAAGTGGGAATAATGGGTAGAATTCACCATGTTAATGTGGTTCGCCTTGTTGGCTTTTGTGCTGATGGATTTAGGCGAGCACTAGTTTATGAGTTCTTATCAAATTACTCACTAGAGAAGTTCATATTTTCAACAAATGTCAAGAACCGTTTTCTTGGATGGGACAAGTTGCAAGATATCGCCATCGGCGTTGCAAAAGGAATTGAATATCTTCACCAAGGATGTGACCACCAAATCCTCCATTTTGACATCAAACCCCACAATGTTTTGCTTGACGATAACTTTAATCCAAAAATTTCTGATTTTGGTCTTGCAAAATTGTGTTCCAAGGATCAGAGTGTAGTATCTATGACTACGGGCAGAGGGACCATGGGGTATATTGCACCTGAAGTGTTCTCTAGAAACTTTGGGAATGTGTCTTATAAAGCagatgtttatagttttggaatGTTGCTACTTGAAATTGTTGGAGGGAAGAGAAATGTTGATGTCACAGCGGAAAGCACTAGCAAGGTCTACTTTCCAGAATGGATTTATAATCTTTTAGAacaaaaagaagagttaagagTCTTTATCGAAGATGATGGATATACTAAAATTGTAGAGAAACTTGCAATTGTCGGACTATGGTGCATACAATGGCACCCAATGGATCGCCCTTCCATGAAACTTGTAGTTCAAATgttggaaggagaagaagataaATTAATCATGCCTCCTAATCCTTTTGCCTCCTCAGGTCCTACAAAAGTTCAAGCACGGAAACCTACCACGCGTTTAGGTCAAGATTTGGAGGTTATCCCCGAATTAGATTAA
- the LOC122308780 gene encoding rust resistance kinase Lr10-like isoform X2, with protein MVEKEYRAKIEKFLEDYRNFQPTRYSYADIKKITNQFAEKLGQGAYGTVFKGKLSNQIHVAVKILNNSSKENGEEFINEVGIMGRIHHVNVVRLVGFCADGFRRALVYEFLSNYSLEKFIFSTNVKNRFLGWDKLQDIAIGVAKGIEYLHQGCDHQILHFDIKPHNVLLDDNFNPKISDFGLAKLCSKDQSVVSMTTGRGTMGYIAPEVFSRNFGNVSYKADVYSFGMLLLEIVGGKRNVDVTAESTSKVYFPEWIYNLLEQKEELRVFIEDDGYTKIVEKLAIVGLWCIQWHPMDRPSMKLVVQMLEGEEDKLIMPPNPFASSGPTKVQARKPTTRLGQDLEVIPELD; from the coding sequence ATGGTAGAAAAAGAATATCGGGCAAAGATTGAAAAGTTCCTGGAGGATTATAGAAATTTCCAGCCGACGAGATACTCGTATGCTGATATtaaaaagattacaaatcaATTTGCTGAGAAGTTGGGCCAAGGAGCATACGGTACAGTATTCAAAGGAAAACTTTCCAATCAAATTCATGTTGCCGTGAAGATCCTGAACAACAGTTCCAAGGAAAATGGTGAAGAATTCATAAATGAAGTGGGAATAATGGGTAGAATTCACCATGTTAATGTGGTTCGCCTTGTTGGCTTTTGTGCTGATGGATTTAGGCGAGCACTAGTTTATGAGTTCTTATCAAATTACTCACTAGAGAAGTTCATATTTTCAACAAATGTCAAGAACCGTTTTCTTGGATGGGACAAGTTGCAAGATATCGCCATCGGCGTTGCAAAAGGAATTGAATATCTTCACCAAGGATGTGACCACCAAATCCTCCATTTTGACATCAAACCCCACAATGTTTTGCTTGACGATAACTTTAATCCAAAAATTTCTGATTTTGGTCTTGCAAAATTGTGTTCCAAGGATCAGAGTGTAGTATCTATGACTACGGGCAGAGGGACCATGGGGTATATTGCACCTGAAGTGTTCTCTAGAAACTTTGGGAATGTGTCTTATAAAGCagatgtttatagttttggaatGTTGCTACTTGAAATTGTTGGAGGGAAGAGAAATGTTGATGTCACAGCGGAAAGCACTAGCAAGGTCTACTTTCCAGAATGGATTTATAATCTTTTAGAacaaaaagaagagttaagagTCTTTATCGAAGATGATGGATATACTAAAATTGTAGAGAAACTTGCAATTGTCGGACTATGGTGCATACAATGGCACCCAATGGATCGCCCTTCCATGAAACTTGTAGTTCAAATgttggaaggagaagaagataaATTAATCATGCCTCCTAATCCTTTTGCCTCCTCAGGTCCTACAAAAGTTCAAGCACGGAAACCTACCACGCGTTTAGGTCAAGATTTGGAGGTTATCCCCGAATTAGATTAA